A genomic region of Salinibacter pepae contains the following coding sequences:
- a CDS encoding cytochrome c maturation protein CcmE, translating to MKWKTVLGLAGMIGFGALLFVNFGSQVGGYMNFEQAARTGATAHVVGTWAEGRPTSYDRMQNVFTFYMRDEDGAVRKVRYNNPKPANFEEAEQVVVEGRTQDGTFVANHILVKCPSKYNDAQGLKQKASRSSQETPPTSSAPQ from the coding sequence ATGAAGTGGAAGACCGTTCTCGGCCTGGCCGGCATGATTGGCTTCGGCGCCCTCCTGTTCGTCAACTTTGGCAGCCAGGTGGGCGGGTACATGAATTTTGAGCAGGCCGCCCGCACCGGGGCCACGGCCCACGTGGTCGGCACGTGGGCGGAGGGCCGTCCCACGAGCTACGACCGCATGCAGAACGTCTTCACCTTCTACATGCGCGACGAGGACGGGGCGGTGCGGAAGGTGCGGTACAACAACCCGAAGCCGGCCAACTTTGAGGAGGCCGAGCAGGTGGTCGTGGAGGGGCGGACCCAGGACGGCACGTTCGTGGCCAACCACATCCTCGTGAAATGCCCGTCGAAGTACAACGACGCGCAGGGCCTGAAGCAGAAGGCAAGCCGGTCGTCCCAAGAGACGCCCCCCACGTCTTCTGCGCCGCAGTAG
- the rsmA gene encoding 16S rRNA (adenine(1518)-N(6)/adenine(1519)-N(6))-dimethyltransferase RsmA — MRVPFQPKQSLGQNFLHDPNMAEKIVGTLTAPPEAHVVEVGAGTGMLTERLAERHDRLTALEIDERAVEVLRERVPEADVREADVRKTDWAALADAKGGPLYVISNTPYYLTSPILFALLGQRDCLAEAVLTMQKEVAERIVAAPRTKAYGILSVLLQLFAEPTLRFPVPPQVFSPQPDVTSAVVRIRFGPDAAPEGLHFDDVRRYVRAAFNQRRKMLRNSLSAWTKEQGVGFPNDWGRKRAEALTPDEFATLARHLDAHADPVPEA; from the coding sequence GTGCGCGTTCCGTTTCAACCGAAGCAGAGCCTCGGCCAAAATTTTCTGCACGACCCCAACATGGCCGAGAAAATTGTGGGGACGCTGACGGCCCCGCCGGAGGCCCACGTCGTGGAGGTGGGGGCCGGCACCGGCATGCTCACCGAGCGGCTGGCCGAACGGCACGACCGGCTCACGGCCCTGGAGATCGACGAGCGGGCCGTGGAGGTCCTCCGCGAGCGCGTCCCCGAGGCGGACGTGCGGGAGGCGGACGTGCGGAAGACGGACTGGGCTGCCCTCGCCGACGCGAAGGGCGGCCCGCTCTACGTCATCAGCAACACGCCGTACTACCTCACGAGCCCGATCCTCTTCGCCCTGCTGGGGCAGCGGGACTGCCTCGCCGAGGCGGTGCTCACGATGCAGAAAGAGGTGGCCGAGCGGATCGTCGCGGCGCCGCGCACCAAGGCGTACGGCATTCTCAGCGTTCTGCTGCAGCTCTTCGCCGAGCCGACGCTCCGCTTTCCGGTGCCGCCGCAGGTCTTCTCCCCCCAGCCCGACGTCACGAGCGCGGTGGTCCGCATCCGGTTCGGCCCCGACGCGGCGCCCGAGGGCCTTCACTTCGACGACGTGCGCCGCTACGTGCGGGCGGCCTTCAACCAGCGCCGCAAGATGCTCCGCAACAGCCTGAGCGCCTGGACGAAGGAGCAGGGCGTCGGCTTCCCGAACGACTGGGGCCGGAAGCGGGCCGAGGCGCTCACGCCGGACGAGTTTGCGACGCTCGCGCGTCACCTGGACGCCCACGCCGACCCGGTCCCCGAAGCCTAA
- a CDS encoding DUF1499 domain-containing protein, translating to MPPFRLGAALLALTLPIVAEAQSLPDTPLSPCPDTPNCERVARGYEAPPDTLYAAAERALESLGPVTLRRPEARGDASSPHRLEAVYRVALVFKDDVDVAVRARDGGGSALYVRSASRVGHSDLGVNRRRVDRFLEAVGAALRDASPSS from the coding sequence GTGCCCCCGTTTAGACTCGGCGCTGCCCTGCTCGCCCTGACGCTTCCGATCGTGGCCGAGGCCCAGTCGCTGCCCGACACCCCCCTCTCCCCCTGCCCCGACACGCCCAACTGCGAGCGTGTGGCGCGCGGATACGAGGCCCCGCCGGACACGCTGTACGCGGCCGCCGAGCGGGCCCTCGAATCGCTGGGCCCCGTCACGCTCCGTCGCCCCGAGGCTCGTGGGGATGCATCGTCCCCACATCGGCTGGAGGCGGTGTACCGGGTGGCCCTTGTGTTTAAGGACGACGTGGACGTGGCCGTCCGGGCCCGGGACGGGGGCGGCAGCGCCCTGTACGTCCGCAGCGCGAGCCGGGTGGGGCACAGCGACCTCGGCGTCAACCGGCGCCGCGTCGACCGATTCCTGGAGGCGGTCGGGGCCGCCCTCCGCGACGCATCGCCTTCGTCGTAG
- a CDS encoding CcmD family protein, whose product MTIRPLRPSDPPALRPEQERPDTTAAYDSTWTEQPDAAAPDGLDRIMGQDGKIYVVLAVVLLIWIGVVALLFRTDRRIERLERRVDRSISEDE is encoded by the coding sequence ATGACGATTCGTCCCCTCCGGCCCTCGGATCCGCCCGCCCTCCGGCCGGAGCAAGAGCGCCCGGACACGACGGCGGCCTACGACAGCACGTGGACGGAACAGCCCGACGCCGCCGCCCCGGATGGGCTGGACCGCATCATGGGCCAGGACGGCAAGATTTACGTCGTGCTCGCCGTCGTCCTGCTGATCTGGATCGGGGTGGTGGCGCTCCTCTTCCGGACCGACCGGCGGATTGAGCGCCTGGAACGGCGCGTCGACCGGTCCATTTCAGAGGATGAGTAG
- a CDS encoding cytochrome c biogenesis protein yields the protein MPSQVQTAPLVGRRLYRAVRGVVVVTLTGILAAGFLGEIPQLDILEQSARNLYFHVPMWFALMAATIVSAYHSAQYLRHGDRLRDLRAREAARLGLIFGGLGIVTGMVWARFTWYEGTGVWWNFDPKQSMAAVLLLIYAGYFVLRDAIDAPRARGRIAAVYNLFAVVTMPFLLYILPRQMPSLHPGGEGSPAFSQTDLAPAMRWVFYPSVLAFLGLCWLLYTQRVRLAWLQEVLRQRALGAAHDDEGAGR from the coding sequence ATGCCTTCCCAAGTGCAGACCGCCCCCCTGGTTGGCCGTCGCCTGTACCGCGCCGTGCGAGGCGTCGTGGTGGTGACGCTGACCGGCATCCTCGCCGCCGGCTTCCTGGGCGAGATACCGCAGCTGGACATCCTCGAACAGTCGGCGCGCAACCTGTATTTCCACGTGCCGATGTGGTTTGCGCTCATGGCGGCCACGATCGTCTCGGCGTACCACTCGGCCCAGTACCTTCGACACGGCGACCGCCTTCGCGACCTCCGCGCCCGGGAGGCGGCCCGGCTCGGCCTCATTTTCGGCGGGCTCGGGATCGTGACGGGCATGGTGTGGGCCCGCTTCACCTGGTACGAAGGCACCGGGGTCTGGTGGAATTTTGACCCGAAGCAGTCGATGGCGGCGGTCCTCCTGCTCATTTACGCCGGGTACTTCGTCCTGCGCGACGCCATCGACGCCCCGCGGGCGCGAGGGCGCATCGCGGCGGTCTACAACCTGTTCGCGGTCGTGACGATGCCCTTCCTGCTCTACATCCTGCCCCGCCAGATGCCGAGCCTCCACCCCGGCGGGGAGGGCAGCCCGGCCTTCAGCCAGACGGACCTTGCCCCGGCCATGCGCTGGGTCTTCTACCCCTCCGTCCTCGCCTTTCTGGGGCTCTGCTGGCTCCTGTACACGCAGCGGGTGCGCCTGGCCTGGCTCCAGGAGGTCCTGCGGCAACGGGCCCTGGGGGCGGCCCACGACGATGAGGGCGCCGGCCGCTGA
- the mgtE gene encoding magnesium transporter yields the protein MPASDPSPSSSSRAPAASDGPPYSGLLEVDESVVDDIAALLTERQRGMVLNLVADLYPADVALLLRRLPDAAAGRLFRWLPPEMGADVLAEMEDAVRAALLDDLRPDTLIALIDALDTDDAADVLADLPDRVALEVLPDLEDAADLTELLEYGEETAGGIMAREYVALAPDQTLQEATEAVRRSAADVDDVYTAYVVDEAGTLLGTLSLKQLLLSAGAVTVRDVMDADFISVAPQVDQEEVGRVVQRYDLVSVPVVNDTGRMMGRITIDDVVDVIRDEAEEDMQLMSGLTGEEETVDSAVQVSRGRLPWLIVGLVGSGLSGTVIGAFEATLQQAVVLATFIPVVTAMGGNAAVQSAAIAVQGLGAGELWLSDAFKRIGKEMLVALLNGVVVAGLLCGTVALLGMGDVTMLVATLSLTMLAVSLVATTNGALIPFLLTWLGVDPASAMGPFVTTLNDIMGLAIYFLIATALYL from the coding sequence ATGCCCGCCTCCGACCCGTCTCCCTCATCGTCCTCGCGCGCGCCGGCCGCCTCCGACGGGCCGCCGTACAGCGGCCTGCTGGAGGTCGACGAATCGGTCGTGGACGACATCGCCGCCCTGCTGACGGAGCGGCAGCGCGGGATGGTCCTCAACCTGGTCGCCGACCTCTACCCGGCCGACGTGGCCCTGCTGCTTCGCCGCCTGCCGGACGCGGCGGCCGGCCGCCTCTTCCGGTGGCTCCCGCCGGAGATGGGCGCCGACGTGCTCGCGGAGATGGAGGACGCGGTGCGGGCGGCGCTGCTGGACGACCTCCGGCCGGACACGCTCATCGCCCTGATCGACGCGCTCGACACCGACGACGCGGCGGACGTGCTCGCCGACCTGCCGGACCGGGTGGCCCTGGAGGTGCTGCCCGACCTGGAGGACGCGGCGGACCTGACCGAGCTGCTGGAGTACGGGGAGGAGACGGCCGGCGGCATCATGGCCCGCGAGTACGTGGCCCTTGCTCCGGACCAGACCCTGCAGGAGGCCACCGAGGCGGTCCGGCGCAGCGCCGCGGACGTGGACGACGTATACACGGCCTACGTCGTGGACGAGGCGGGGACGCTCCTCGGCACCCTCTCGCTCAAGCAACTGCTGCTCTCTGCGGGGGCGGTGACGGTCCGCGACGTCATGGACGCCGACTTTATCTCGGTTGCGCCCCAGGTGGACCAGGAGGAGGTGGGCCGCGTGGTGCAGCGGTACGACCTCGTGTCCGTGCCGGTGGTCAACGACACGGGCCGGATGATGGGCCGCATCACGATCGACGACGTGGTGGACGTCATCCGCGACGAGGCGGAGGAGGACATGCAGCTCATGAGCGGCCTCACCGGGGAGGAGGAGACCGTCGACTCGGCGGTGCAGGTGAGCCGGGGGCGCCTGCCGTGGCTGATCGTGGGGCTCGTGGGCTCGGGGCTGTCCGGCACCGTCATCGGGGCCTTTGAGGCCACGCTGCAGCAAGCCGTGGTCCTCGCCACGTTCATTCCCGTCGTGACGGCCATGGGGGGGAACGCCGCCGTCCAGAGCGCGGCCATCGCCGTGCAGGGCCTCGGGGCGGGGGAGCTCTGGCTGTCCGACGCCTTCAAGCGCATCGGGAAGGAGATGCTCGTGGCCCTGCTCAATGGGGTCGTCGTGGCGGGGCTGCTCTGCGGAACGGTGGCCCTGCTCGGGATGGGGGACGTGACGATGCTCGTGGCGACCCTCAGCCTGACGATGCTGGCCGTGAGCCTGGTGGCGACCACCAACGGCGCGCTGATTCCGTTTCTGCTGACGTGGCTGGGGGTGGACCCGGCCAGCGCGATGGGGCCGTTCGTCACGACCCTGAACGACATCATGGGGCTGGCCATCTACTTCCTCATCGCCACGGCGCTCTACCTGTAG